The sequence tgtCGAGGGGCTATTGCAGAGACTGACAAACGATAGGAGCGCTGTCTTAACATACAGAAGTGTTGCTTGTGATTGTGTGAAGTGAAGACCAGGGGGAGGGGGGTTACCTTGCAGAGACTTTACAAGAGACTTTCCAAGGGGCATGtgctggggggtgggggggggaggCCAgcgggccggcagtttgagacccctgaactaaatcattttgactacgGTCTGTCTTAAACACTGAAAGCGTGCTGCTGACCATACTAACTAACTtaaccatctgaataaacaagcAAAGACCTCatcacacacacttaccaaatctgtagagacaggacagtCTACAgcaactggagccgcgtctttatTGAAAGGAGGCGAGCAGCAAATCCAGATCTCCTCATTTCCAGatgagaaaagctctcgggtaaatcATGTGTCTGTGGTGTGTTATCAGAGCACTGTAATCctacacgtgagtccagctgcgctctcatagcggggaaatggACACGAAACCTTCATTACAGCACATTAatgaacacaacactgatgacccgTGGTGTCTCTGAACagctcttcttcttcatcttgttttggcaacacaccgtggcgtctctctgaacactgtcaCAGGTAAAACAGTCTGCACAGctctatcatgcatattaatgaagctgcagctcattcacaatagagcgcgctgattggtcgaACCAACTCTTTCTCATCagttaatgctgcacactcagagacgtcatgTTAATTGTACCCGCCAGTACAGATATCCGGTCTCCAATCGCAGCTTCAAAAATacgtttcaaaccggaagaacgaatttgctgaAATGAACTCAGAAACATCCAGTTTCCACACGCTAGTGAGATATCGGTGTCCTATGTTAATGTGATGACAACATGGCCGAACTGCTCCTGTTTACAGAAGATACAAAGacacatgctgtgtgtgtgtgtgtgtttgtgtgtgtctgtgcttgtgtgtgtgctgtgtgtgtgtgtatgtttgtgtgtgtctgtgcttgtgtgtgtgcgtgtgtgtgtgtgtgtttatgtgtgtgtgcttgtgtgtgtgtgtgtgcgtgcgtttgtgtgtgtgcgtgcgtgtgtgtgtgtgtttgtatgtgtgtgtgtgtatgagaggaTTATTATTAGTCCAGCACAGATTATACTGAGATTAAATGAGCTGTGGGCTTGAAGACAGAGGGCAGTATTAGGGTCAAGGGTCATTCAGAGTTTGACGGAAACTGAGCGCAGGTCCGACACACTCCAGTACAAGGTGATatactgtgagtgtgtgtgtgtgtgtaactctctctctctctctctctgcaggtgtgtgtggtcAGTCAACTAAAGCGGAGCCGGATTATCTGCGCCTGCGagagacacacacatacgcacacacacacacacactgggccgCCACCAGCATGCTGCATCCGCTCATGATCTTCATGGTTCTGGTGAACGTCTCCATGACCATCATCTTCTGGACACTGCTGATGTCTGAGGTCTTCTTCAAGGAGGCCGAGACGGAGGAGGCGCGAGCGAGTGTGTCTCCCGCATagagctgttgtgtgtgtgtgtgtgcgctcactTGCTCTAGGCTTCACAGTGcttccaggtgtgtgtgtgtgtgtgtgtgtgtgtgtgtgtgtgtgtgtccaccacTGCAGTGTTCATCTCCAGGTAAAACTGCTTTCCCTCTTTTATAGAGTGTTTATTTAAGAGTGAGAGGATAATTCAGCgtgtgtgttcagagtgtgtgttcagtgtgtgtgttcagagtgtgtgtgtgttcagagtgtgtgttcagagtgtgtgttcagagtgtgtgttcagagtgtgtgtgttcagagtgtgtgttcagtgtgtgtgttcagagtgtgtgttcagcgtgtgtgttcagtgtgtgtgttcagagtgtgtgttcagagtgtgtgttcagcgtgtgtgttcagtgtgtgtgttcagagtgtgtgtgttcagagtgtgtgagttcagagtgtgtgtgttcagagtgtgtgttcagagtgtgtgtgttcagagtgtgtgttcagagtgtgtgtgttcagagagtgtgttcagagtgtgtgtgttcagagtgtgtgttcagagtgtgtgttcagtgtgtgtttgttcagagtgtgttttcagtgtgtgtgtgttcagagtgtgtgttcagagtgtgtgttcagtgtgtgtgttcagagtgtgtgtgtgttcagagtgtgtgtgttcagagtgtgtgttcagagtgtgtgttcggagtgtgtgttcagtgtgtgtgtttagagtgtgtgtgtgttcagagtgtgtgttcagagtgtgtgttcagtgtgtgtgttcagagtgtgtgtgttcagagtgtgtgttcagagtgtgtgttcagagtatgtgtgttcagagtgtgtgtgttcagtgtgtgtgttcagagtgtgtgttcagagtgtgtgtgttcagagtgtgtgttcagagtgtgtgtgtttagagtgtgtgttcagagtgtgtgttcagtgaCTGATCAATAAAGGCATCAGTTGGTCCTCATATCTGTGGTGCTGCTATTGTTCTCAGGTATCCTCTACAGTCCTGCGGGTCGGTGTAGTCTACAGGTGAGCTCCTCCTCATCACACCTGAGAGCTGAGGCTGTGGAGtgctgcattatgggatgtgtgGCGCTGTCCGGTAAACAGTGGGATTATGCTGATGACGGCGTTGTGTAAAGGCGATCAGTGGATTATGGGGTTGAGTTCTGTGTTCTGGGAGCGAGCCGCACACCTGTCCTGTCCTGTTCAACATGCTGCACCCGCTGATGTTCGCGATCGTGGTCTTCAACACCAGCATCACCATCGTGGAGTGGACCTTTCTGATGCACGAGGCCATGCGACTCAACTCTGACCCGGAGGAGGTGTGTCCCGAGTAGAGGAGGAGGAGCCGAAGACCAACACAGGTGAGGCGCACAGGTGTATGAGCACAGGTGAGGGTGTGTGTTGCTGTGGTTAGGGAGCATCTGCTGGATTAGTCTGTCTCCTGATGAGGGAGTGTGTTCAGAGTCTGATTACAGCAGCAGTAATCTCCCACAGATATTGTGTGTTTATGAGCGGTTTCCTGCTGTAATCGTGTCTGCTGGCCTACATGCGCCCGCAGCAGATGTCCGTCTGTCACATGTGTGTATCTCAGCGCTCAGATGTGCAGcagtcgtgtgtgtgtgagtatctcGCGATGGACTCTCTGTTAGGCGTGTCGAGCCGCTCTCTGCAGACGGACCCTTCAGACGGGTCAGTGTTTGTGGAGTTCCGTCCTCCAGCACGGGACGCTTTCTCGCTGCCGCCGCCGCatgtgctgtatgtgtgtgtggggctaCTGCTGGTGCTCGCCGCTACATACGCCATCACCGGTCACCTGATCGAAGACCTGCTGCGCGACCTGGcaggtgcagctgtgtgtgtgcatgtttgagaCATGTTTGTGGCATGTCTGAGGTGTGTTTGTGGCATGTTTGAGGCGTGTTcgtggcatgtttgaggtgtgtttgTGGCATGTTTGAGGCGTGTTcgtggcatgtttgaggtgtgtttgAGACATGTTTGTGGCATGTTTGAGGCATGTTTGAGTCGTGTTCGTGGCATGTTTGAGACATGTTTGTGGCATGTTTGAGGCGTGTTTGTGGCATGTTTGAGGCGTGTTTGAGGCATGTTTGAGGCGTGTTTGAGGCATGTTTGAGGCATGTTTGTGGCATGTTTGAGGCATGTTTGTGGCATGTTTGAGGCGTGTTCGTGGCATGTTTGAGGCGTGTTTGAGGCATGTTTGTGGCATGTTTGAGGCATGTTTGAGGCGTGTTTGAGGCATGTTTGTGGTGAGTTTGAGGCGTGTTTGTGGCATGTTTTTGGTGAGTTTGAGGCATGTTTGTGGCGTGTTTGAGGTGTGTTTGAGGCATGTTTGTGGCATGTTTGAGGCATGTTTGTGGCATGTTTGAGGCATGTTTGAGGCGTGTTTGAGGCATGTTTGTGGTGAGTTTGAGGCGTGTTTGTGGCATGTTTTTGGTGAGTTTGAGGCATGTTTGTGGCGTGTTTGAGGTGTGTTTGTGGCATGTTTGAGGCATGTTTGTGGCATGTTTGAGGCGTGTTCGTGGCATGTTTGAGGCATGTTTGAGGCGTGTTTGTGGCATGTTTGAGGCGTGTTTGAGGCATGTTTGAGGCGTGTTTGAGGCATGTTTGAGGCATGTTTGTGGCATGTTTGAGGCGTGTTCATGGCATGTTTGAGGCGTGTTCGTGGCATGTTTGAGGCGTGTTTGAGGCATGTTTGTGGCATGTTTGAGGCATGTTTGTGGCATGTTTGAGGCGTGTTTGAGGCATGTTTGTGGTGAGTTTGAGGCGTGTTTGTGGCATGTTTTTGGTGAGTTTGAGGCATGTTTGTGGCGTGTTTGAGGCATGTTTGTGGCGAGTTTGAGGCATGTttgtggcatgtttgaggtgtgtttgAGGCATGTTTGAGGCATGTTTGAGGCGTGTTCGTGGCATGTTTGAGACATGTTTGTGGCATGTTTGAGGCATGTTTGAGGCATGTTTGTGGCATGTTTGTGGCGTGTTTGAGGCATGTATGTGGTGATTGTAAGGCATGTTTATGGGGTGTTTGATGCATGTTTCTGGCGAGTTTGAGGCACGTTTGAGGCATGTTTGTGGCATGTTTATGTGAAATTTGAGGCATGATTGAGGCATGTTTGTGGCGTGTTTGAGGCATGTTTGTGGCGAGTTTGAGGCATGTATATGGCGTGTTTGAGGCATGTTTATGGTGAGTTTGAGGCATGTTTGTGGCGTGTTTgaggcatgtttgaggtgtgtttgTGGCATGTTTGAGGCATGTTTGTGGTGAGTTTGAGACATGTTTGTGGCATGTTTGTGgcttataagagacatgtttgaggtgtgtttgTGGTGTGTTTGTGTCGTGTTTGAGACATGTTTGGGGCATGTTTGTGgcttataagagacatgtttgaGGCGTGTTTGTGGTGTGTTTGTGGCGTGTTTGAGacatgtttgaggtgtgtttgTGGCATGTTTGAGGCATGTTTGTGGTGTGTTTGTGGCATGTTTGAGGCATGTTTGTGGTGAGTTTGAGACATGTTTGTGGCATGTTTGTGgcttataagagacatgtttgaggtgtgtttgAGACATGTTTGGGGCATGCTTGAGGCATGTTTGGGGCACGTTTGAGGCATGTTTGGGCATGTTTGAGACATGTTTGTGGCGTGTTTGAGGCATCTCTGTGgtgtgtttttggtgtgtttctGGCATGTTTGTGGCCAGTTTGAGGCATGTTTTCTCCATGTGAGTGCTGTGACGTGTCTCCCGCAGTGTCCTCATATAAGCCCTGTTCCTCTGGGTTAGAGATCTCCTGTCTGACAGTCGGCGGTGCTGAAGGGCAGAGAAATGCCAGATCTGCTCAATATAATGAGTATTCTGAATGTTTAGCCATGTGTATATGAAGCTCCTCCGTGTGTCCGTCTGCTGCTGATCTCTAGTTCTGTCACTGAAATGGTTTCATTACTGCACATCTGCTCTGTGTGTGTCTCAGAAACATCTGTATTCTTTGTGCTGAGGTACGACTGGACTTTTACTGTATGATCATAGCATGATCACAGTGTTATAGATTTAGATAAGGGCCAATGGCTGTAGGCCTGCAGAAGTTAGTTTATGCTGtatgtcctgtgtgtgtgtgtgtgtgtgtgtgtgtgtgtgtgtgtgtgtgtgtgtgtgtgtgtgtgtgtgtgtgtgtgcacgcactaATGCTGCTCATCTCTCCACAGACTGTGTCTTCGGCCCTAAAGATGGATCTGCTGATGCTGAAGGAGGCCCTGAGGAGCGGGTGGAGGAGCGGGTGGAAGAGTCCGTCCACACACACCAGCGTCCCCTACAGCACCATCACATCACTGCAGTTTGAACACACACACCTTTATTATTCACGCTTTAACGCTTCCACACAGCCCTCGTGCTCTTTGTGCTGCTGTAGACATAAAGAGTGAATCACAGTGTTTGTGTCTGACAGAGAGTCGTGGTGTCATTGCTGACCCGTGAGGCATTAAATGAGTTCTGTCTTGTTTTATTCCTGTAAAACAGATTGAGATGTAGAATTAAAGCCTCTCTTCATTAGGAGCCAACTGCCGGTGTCTGAGTCTTCTGTGTGTGATGATCATAATAATCCAACACTCCAGAAACACAGCTGTAACGGAATAAAACACACTCTTCTACACTAGTGCGGAGCTCGATTAGCTGTCTCTGTGCGGTTCTGGGTTCACTGAGCCTCTTTGTAGTGTGTGTTTCATGTGTTAGTGAATATAAGTccagtgtttgtgagtgtgtgtgtgtcaggatcagtgtgtgtctgttttcTGGGTCCATGATTAGCCATATCAGACTGTAAGCCTCCTTAAAGCTGGATAATATCAGCTGATAAATAAAGCTCTGACCTTGAGAGTCTCAACCAATCAGACGTGAGCATCAGCGAGTGTGCACCTGAGCGACGGGCGAGAGCTGCTAAACTCCATCACTCCGCCGCGCAGCACTGCATGTGCAAGGTACGATCACCTCGACGACACGGTCTGGAGATATGAACACACTCTGCAGCAGCCTGTGCTGCAGTAACGGCTGTCTTGTGTCTCTGCAGGTTTAGCGATGTCAGCTCCGCGCGAGCCGCCGCTGCTGCCCCCTGCAGGTGAGGAGGAGCAGGTGTACTTCCAGAGCTACGTCCCACCAGCCAGAGATGCCATCCACCTGCCCATACACGTCTTCTACATGATCCTGGCCTCCATCATCATCGTGGCCACGCTGTACGCCATCATCGGACACCTCATCAAAGACCTGATGCACGACCTAGCAGGTGAAGCTACGGCTAATGCACAGAACACACAAAACGCTGTCTTAATGTTGTCAATCACTTCACTAACGCTGTTCATCCACACTGAAGAGCTTTCACCGCTGTACTGCACGGCCGTCTATTAGTGTCCAGCTCTTAGAAACAATACATGGAGGAGAAGCAGCGAGTGCTTTAGATGATGATGTGGAGGAGTAACAGGAGAATAACCCAGCAGACGCCTCAGAGAACACACACTACAGCTCACCTGCTGATCTTCAgttatattaacaatattaataataataaatatggctgCAGCAGTTATCGGGGCCAAGCAGCGCagcggccacatcataaacaagcacaGCAACAAGCTACAGGTCAACTGGAGTATTCTAACCCTTTTTGGCAGCATATTCTGAGCCAGATTTGGTGGAAATTGGGCTAACGATCTATGAAGAGTTCAAAGCAACAGATTTAcaaactaattcaagatggtggacaggaagtCGTGTCAATTAGGGAATAAATGATATCAACGTTCTGTGTATGATCAGGACCAGTCTAATAACCCTAGACAAAACTAATCAGAAGCCATTTGATAATTTGTGCTTGATTTCTATTGACAGAATTGAATTGTTTGTCAACTTCACCCAGAAGGTGGCTCAGACTGATGTAGTTTGGTCAATGTCAGGCCTAGAGTAGATCACACACGTTAAGTTTGGTTTCAGTACTTCAGACCATTGCAGTGACTCAGTCTGTAATGTCACCTGGCAGAATTACATCAAGTCTGCGCATGTGCTAAATGACAAGAGTTCAGTCTGTCGATATGAATGCCATAACCTTctacatggtctgaagatgatccgAGTCAAATTTACTGAAGATCGGACCAACTGTCTTGGAGGAGTTAAAAAAAGAATGGTgtgaacaaaatcaaaatggcgGACAGGGAGTTTAGCAGATTATGGCATAATTGGTATCTGTGACCCAATCAATAATTACAGACCAATTTCATCAAAATAAGCATGTGCAGGCAAAAGTCATTACCAAATTTGTAAGTTTCATTAATaatggctaatgaatgtcttataactaggcccacacgaatCTGCAGAttattagcccatcattgagtctgtccatcattgagtctgtccatcattgagtctgtccATTATTCAGTCtgtccatcattgagtctgtccATTATTCAGTCTGTCCATCATTCAGTCTGTCCATCATTGGGTCtgtccatcattgagtctgtccatcattgagtctgtccATCATTCAGTCTGTCCATCATTGGGTCtgtccatcattgagtctgtccatcattgagtctgtccatcattgagtctgtccATCATTCAGTCTGTCCATCATTCAGTCtgtccatcattgagtctgtccatcattgagtctgtccATCATTCAGTCTGTCCATCATTCAGTCtgtccatcattgagtctgtccatcattgagtctgtccATCATTCAGTCTGTCCATCATTGGGTCtgtccatcattgagtctgtccATCATTCAGTCTGTCCATCATTCAGTCtgtccatcattgagtctgtccATCATTGGGTCTGTCCATCATTCAGTCTGTCCATCATTCAGTCtgtccatcattgagtctgtccATCATTCAGTCTGTCCATCATTCAGTCTGTCCATCATTCAGTCtgtccatcattgagtctgtccatcattgagtctgtccatcattgagtctgtccATCATTCAGTCTGTCCATCATTCAGTCtgtccatcattgagtctgtccatcattgagtctgtccatcattgagtctgtccatcattgagtctgtccatcattgagtctgtccatcattgagtctgtccatcattgagtctgtttattcgcttgtgtaaatgtgtgtacattaatatttatcctgtttttaaattaatcacagtaatattattgactaatatgaaagtgttcatttatCTCCAGTGCAGTGTGTGCAGTAATATGTTCTGtcctttagtagagatattatacgagagacttgctttgtttaccaattaagtggaaCTAGacggatttacattgtaaacattaattacaagtaaaaaagctattattatttcatttcatatattaaaaggttttagttatgatcctcccaaaataattctgcagaaatccactgatttttaactaaattctgtgcagaaatagcaacgAATggccgcagattccgtctggccctacttataactCTTGACCCACAGGTGGCGCTGTCCCCAGATTTGTATGGTGTGGACAGTTTGAGGCGACAATGACAGACCAAACATCTGGTATTATTCCTTGACACATTCCTGAACACACATACCGAGCTTCACAATTCGCCAAAGTGTCCATAAAATACAGAAATGTTTGACATAATTCAAATTGGGCGACGGCCAAAATGGCTGACCTGAGAAAATCAGACATCATTGGACTCGGCATGCTCCGCCAGATGTAAAGAGACCAGTTTTATGACTTTTGGAAAAGAGTTCAGAGGTTATAAGCAAAAAAgcccttttttttatatttccagaCCACTAGGGGGCAGCGCACCGAAACGCTGCAGATCACTTCAGACCATGGTTGTAATAACACACACCAAGTTTGGTGTGAATACATCAATGCGTTACAGTGATAACACCTTAAGTCAATTTTTACAAGCTCTACATTAGATGTGATGGTAGCCCAGTCGCTTCAACAGGTATAACGATAAACAGAGGTGAGCTGTGGACACGTGGGGGCGCTAGAGAGTTGGAGTTAGAAAAGTCAAAATTTGTTGTGGTTGAAGATCAGACTGTCCTCTATCAGTGTGATAAAGTCTGCGCAAATGCTGCAAACAGTTCACAGAGCTGCCGTACACCCCCACagcggaagaagaagaagaaccgGAGCGGATACAATAGATGTCTACACGCCTTCAGTGCTTGGCCCCTAATAAGTAGGTTAGTGTAGTGTGCATAGTGTTTTTCTTTCTGCAAGCTTTACGTTTCATTAAAGATACAGGACATTACTGCAGCTCAGGTCCATATGGGCTCTAATAGTGGAGTTCTGTAGCCGTGTGATAATCAGGATAAAGCACATCCATGCGTATTGATGAAGGTGTGAGGTCATTGATTGTGCtggtgtgagcgtgtgtgtgtgtgtgtgtgtgtgtgcagattacCTGTTCGGCTTGCAGCCGGAGGAGATCCACATCAACCTGTGTGAGACCAGAGATAAGTTCATGGCGGACTGGTGTCCGGAGACGAGCCCGGAGCTGGAGGCGCTGGCCCGCGCCGAGGAGATCCAGGTGGTGATGGAGGGTGGCCGGTTCACCCCTGCCATCTGGGTCATTTCAGACGGCATCGAGCCCCGGGCGCCGCGGTCCAGTCCGAGAGTGGCATTCGGGAAGAACGTGTAGAGCAGCCGCGCTGACCAGGCCGACCAGCATACTCCAGTGTACTGTAGCATAGTCCAGGGCTGGTGTACAGGCGCAGTGCACTGGTGGAGCCCCTGCTGGTCTCTGCCGGTACTGCACCTGTCCAGAAGCATCAGCATTATTATATTAGCAGATCCAGGAGTCATCTAACACTGGAGATGTTGATCCTACACTGCAgtgtccagtgtgtgtgtgtgtgtgtgtgtgtgtgtgtgtgtgtttgactgattgctaaatgttgatt is a genomic window of Danio aesculapii chromosome 2, fDanAes4.1, whole genome shotgun sequence containing:
- the LOC130238988 gene encoding uncharacterized protein LOC130238988 codes for the protein MSAPREPPLLPPAGEEEQVYFQSYVPPARDAIHLPIHVFYMILASIIIVATLYAIIGHLIKDLMHDLADYLFGLQPEEIHINLCETRDKFMADWCPETSPELEALARAEEIQVVMEGGRFTPAIWVISDGIEPRAPRSSPRVAFGKNV